In the genome of Neofelis nebulosa isolate mNeoNeb1 chromosome 6, mNeoNeb1.pri, whole genome shotgun sequence, one region contains:
- the PEX3 gene encoding peroxisomal biogenesis factor 3 isoform X1, with translation MLSSMWNFLKRHKKKCIFLGTVLGGVYILGKYGQKKIREIQEREAAEYIAQARRQYHFESNQRTCNMTVLSMLPTLREALMQQLNSESLTALLKNRPSNKLEIWEDLKIISFTRSIVAVYSTCMLVVLLRVQLNIIGGYIYLDNAAVGKNGTTVLAPPDVQQQYLSSIQHLLGDGLTELITVIKQAVQKILGSVSLKHSLSLLDLEQKLKEIRDLVEQHKSSSWVNKDGSKSLLCHYMMPDEETPLAVQACGLSPRDVTTIKLLNETRDMLESPDFSTVLNTCLNRGFSRLLDNMAEFFRPTEQELQRSNSMSSLSSVSLPLAKIIPIVNGQIHSVCSETPSHFVQDLLMMEQVKDFAANVYEAFSTPQQLEK, from the exons ATGCTGAGCTCTATGTGGAATTTTCTAAAACGTCACAAAAAGAAATGCATCTTCCTGGGCACAGTGCTCGGAG gagtATATATCCTGGGAAAATATGGAcagaagaaaatcagagaaatacaagaaAGAGAGGCTGCAGAATACATTGCTCAAGCACGACGACAGTATCATTTTGAAAGTAACCAGAGGACTTGCAATATGACCG TGCTGTCCATGCTTCCAACCCTGAGAGAGGCCTTAATGCAGCAACTCAATTCCGAGAGCCTCACGGCTCTGCTAAAAAACAG GCCTTCAAACAAGTTAGAAATATGGGAGGATCTAAAGATAATAA GTTTCACAAGAAGTATCGTAGCAGTATACAGTACTTGTATGCTGGTTGTTCTTTTGCGAGTCCAGTTAAACATAATTGGTGGATATATTTACCTGGATAATGCAGCAGTTGGCAAAAATGGCACT ACAGTTCTTGCTCCCCCAGATGTCCAACAGCAGTATTTATCAAGTATTCAACACCTCCTTGGAGACG gcCTGACAGAATTGATCACTGTCATTAAACaagctgtgcagaagattttaggAAG tGTTTCTCTTAAACATTCTTTGTCCCTCTTGGACTTGgagcaaaaactaaaagaaatccGAGATCTCGTGGAACAGCATAAATCTTCTTCTTGGGTTAATAAAGACGGATCCAAATCTTTGTTATGCCATTATATGATGCCAGATGAAGAAACTCCATTAGCAGTTCAG GCCTGTGGGCTTTCTCCTAGAGATGTCACCACTATTAAACTACTCAATGAAACCAGAGACATGTTGGAAAG TCCAGATTTTAGTACAGTTTTGAATACATGTTTAAACCGAGGTTTTAGCAGACTGCTAGACAACATGGCTGAGTTCTTTCGACCTACTGAACAGGAACTGCAACGTAGCAACTCCATGAGTAG TCTTTCCAGTGTCAGCCTGCCATTAGCTAAGATAATTCCAATAGTAAATGGACAGATCCATTCAGTTTGCAGTGAAACACCTAGTCATTTTGTTCAG GATCTGTTGATGATGGAGCAAGTGAAAGACTTTGCTGCTAATGTGTATGAAGCTTTTAGTACTCCTCAACAACTGgagaaatga
- the PEX3 gene encoding peroxisomal biogenesis factor 3 isoform X2, with the protein MLSSMWNFLKRHKKKCIFLGTVLGGVYILGKYGQKKIREIQEREAAEYIAQARRQYHFESNQRTCNMTVLSMLPTLREALMQQLNSESLTALLKNRPSNKLEIWEDLKIISFTRSIVAVYSTCMLVVLLRVQLNIIGGYIYLDNAAVGKNGTTVLAPPDVQQQYLSSIQHLLGDGLTELITVIKQAVQKILGSVSLKHSLSLLDLEQKLKEIRDLVEQHKSSSWVNKDGSKSLLCHYMMPDEETPLAVQACGLSPRDVTTIKLLNETRDMLESPDFSTVLNTCLNRGFSRLLDNMAEFFRPTEQELQRSNSMSRIC; encoded by the exons ATGCTGAGCTCTATGTGGAATTTTCTAAAACGTCACAAAAAGAAATGCATCTTCCTGGGCACAGTGCTCGGAG gagtATATATCCTGGGAAAATATGGAcagaagaaaatcagagaaatacaagaaAGAGAGGCTGCAGAATACATTGCTCAAGCACGACGACAGTATCATTTTGAAAGTAACCAGAGGACTTGCAATATGACCG TGCTGTCCATGCTTCCAACCCTGAGAGAGGCCTTAATGCAGCAACTCAATTCCGAGAGCCTCACGGCTCTGCTAAAAAACAG GCCTTCAAACAAGTTAGAAATATGGGAGGATCTAAAGATAATAA GTTTCACAAGAAGTATCGTAGCAGTATACAGTACTTGTATGCTGGTTGTTCTTTTGCGAGTCCAGTTAAACATAATTGGTGGATATATTTACCTGGATAATGCAGCAGTTGGCAAAAATGGCACT ACAGTTCTTGCTCCCCCAGATGTCCAACAGCAGTATTTATCAAGTATTCAACACCTCCTTGGAGACG gcCTGACAGAATTGATCACTGTCATTAAACaagctgtgcagaagattttaggAAG tGTTTCTCTTAAACATTCTTTGTCCCTCTTGGACTTGgagcaaaaactaaaagaaatccGAGATCTCGTGGAACAGCATAAATCTTCTTCTTGGGTTAATAAAGACGGATCCAAATCTTTGTTATGCCATTATATGATGCCAGATGAAGAAACTCCATTAGCAGTTCAG GCCTGTGGGCTTTCTCCTAGAGATGTCACCACTATTAAACTACTCAATGAAACCAGAGACATGTTGGAAAG TCCAGATTTTAGTACAGTTTTGAATACATGTTTAAACCGAGGTTTTAGCAGACTGCTAGACAACATGGCTGAGTTCTTTCGACCTACTGAACAGGAACTGCAACGTAGCAACTCCATGAGTAG GATCTGTTGA